The following are from one region of the Oncorhynchus keta strain PuntledgeMale-10-30-2019 unplaced genomic scaffold, Oket_V2 Un_scaffold_18795_pilon_pilon, whole genome shotgun sequence genome:
- the aph1b gene encoding gamma-secretase subunit Aph-1b: MTASVFFGCTFIAFGPAIALFLFTIARDPLRVIFLIAGAFFWLCSLLLSSLVWFITVQISNKESSTQQKGLLIFGVVLSVLLQETFRFGYYKLLKKANEGLLMLSAEETMPISIRQLAYVSGLGFGFMSGAFSMVNILADSVGPGTIGIHGDSQHYFLSSAFMTMAIILLHMFWGVVFFDSCEKQHWWSLAVVVISHLLVSCLTFQNPQYVGSLVPTYIIVFLVGLWAFFCSGGSLRNLKLCLTCKDKDFLLANHRPR, translated from the exons ATGACTGCATCTGTGTTTTTCGGGTGTACATTCATCGCTTTCGGCCCTGCCATTGCACTGTTCTTGTTTACTATTGCCAGGGACCCACTCCGAGTGATATTTCTTATCGCCGG gGCGTTCTTCTGGTTGTGTTCTCTGCTGCTGTCTTCACTAGTGTGGTTCATCACCGTTCAAATCAGCAACAAAGAGAGTTCCACCCAGCAGAAAGGACTGCTCATATTCGGGGTGGTGCTCTCCGTGCTGCTGCAGGAGACTTTCCGCTTCGGCTACTACAAGCTGCTGAA GAAGGCAAACGAAGGCTTGCTCATGTTGAGTGCAGAGGAAACGATGCCAATCTCCATACGACAACTAGCCTATG TGTCTGGGCTGGGGTTCGGCTTCATGAGTGGAGCGTTCTCAATGGTCAATATCCTGGCCGATTCTGTTGGCCCCGGCACCATTGGTATCCATGGAGACTCCCAACACTACTTCCTGTCCTCAG CCTTCATGACCATGGCCATCATCCTGCTCCACATGTTCTGGGGGGTGGTGTTCTTTGATTCCTGTGAGAAACAACACTGGTGGTCTCTGGCTGTGGTCGTCATCAGCCACCTCCTCGTCTCCTGTCTG ACATTCCAGAACCCTCAGTACGTGGGCAGCCTGGTTCCCACCTACATCATCGTGTTCCTCGTGGGTCTCTGGGCGTTCTTCTGCTCCGGGGGTTCTCTCCGGAACCTTAAACTCTGCCTTACCTGCAAAGACAAGGACTTTCTGTTGGCCAACCACCGGCCCAGATAA